A genomic stretch from Amycolatopsis sp. 195334CR includes:
- a CDS encoding CHC2 zinc finger domain-containing protein, translated as MSVTIAAGQQPDPQDIRQVVGRHVLLRQHGVDQLRGSCPFCGSSAFRVRPPHGTFHCFGCGEGGDGATFTARIGRV; from the coding sequence ATGTCGGTGACAATCGCAGCTGGTCAGCAGCCCGACCCGCAAGACATCCGTCAGGTCGTGGGCCGTCATGTCCTGCTGCGACAGCACGGAGTTGACCAGTTGCGCGGGTCGTGCCCGTTCTGCGGCTCGTCCGCGTTCCGGGTGCGGCCGCCGCACGGGACCTTTCACTGCTTCGGCTGCGGTGAAGGCGGCGACGGCGCCACTTTCACCGCCAGGATCGGCCGGGTGTAG
- a CDS encoding DDE-type integrase/transposase/recombinase, with translation MLISDAAEQAAWPQPAAARSTRLARRHVGPEERARVVDRLVTVRAQGEPLAPAVERMAFELGVSIRTIYRWLQRGPGHSRPRSARRYQLTTADRQAFQDHHGSVASAYRARCAVLAGESTCAGVDIPSHLRAGWRDAQPVSPGAFYAAFRRELDQAERAFWRHGEQARRAHRAYLQRTVEHRNQIWQADHTQLDILVCPRRGQLVRPWLTTFVDVHSRVVLGWALSKATRPDSGTVLCALRDALIRDPDTGDHGGVPAIIECDHGKEFTAEAIGRALASLDIRLRQVETYEGRGKAFIERWHHTISQLLLVQLPGYTGGPRNKQGQLHDLEPDLRHRPLLTADVAITTTGAATAPAFPAVLSFAAFCTTFQNWVLWFNHNHRHRGLLGLTPLQRWRADRTALTTVSADLLRDLLLVSKDRTLTTRGFALHGVRYVAEDLQGEVGTRYDIRHAPHDHRFIEIYRDQQWLATGFPADVKDEQQRQQYHDRWNERGRQLTREKRQARARLRLRAEPVTHAHTTPTTGPAADQTLRIPHTAPEPPAPAATTSAGSMSLLGIRPTLELAGPPPDYQPPTPRLPRQT, from the coding sequence ATGCTGATTTCCGACGCCGCCGAGCAGGCGGCCTGGCCACAACCCGCGGCTGCCCGCAGCACCCGCCTCGCCCGCCGGCACGTGGGCCCCGAGGAACGTGCGCGGGTCGTCGACCGCCTGGTCACGGTGCGCGCGCAGGGTGAGCCGCTCGCACCGGCGGTCGAACGTATGGCCTTCGAGCTCGGGGTCTCCATCCGCACCATCTACCGGTGGCTGCAGCGCGGCCCCGGGCACAGCCGGCCCCGCTCTGCCCGCCGCTACCAGCTGACCACTGCCGACCGGCAGGCGTTCCAGGACCACCACGGCAGTGTCGCCTCCGCCTACCGTGCACGCTGCGCCGTGCTGGCCGGCGAGAGCACCTGCGCGGGTGTGGACATCCCCTCGCATCTGCGTGCCGGGTGGCGTGACGCGCAACCGGTGTCCCCGGGCGCCTTCTATGCCGCCTTCCGCCGCGAGTTGGACCAGGCCGAACGGGCCTTCTGGCGACACGGGGAACAAGCTCGCCGCGCCCACCGCGCCTATCTGCAGCGCACCGTCGAGCACCGCAACCAGATCTGGCAGGCCGACCACACCCAGCTCGACATTCTGGTCTGTCCCCGCCGCGGCCAACTCGTCCGTCCCTGGCTCACCACCTTCGTCGATGTCCACAGCCGCGTCGTGCTCGGGTGGGCACTGTCGAAAGCGACCAGGCCCGACAGCGGGACCGTGCTGTGCGCGCTGCGCGACGCCCTGATCCGCGACCCGGACACCGGCGACCACGGCGGTGTCCCGGCGATCATCGAATGCGACCACGGCAAGGAGTTCACCGCCGAGGCTATCGGGCGAGCGCTGGCGAGCCTGGACATCCGCCTCCGGCAGGTGGAGACCTACGAAGGCCGCGGCAAGGCGTTCATCGAACGCTGGCACCACACGATCTCCCAACTGCTCCTGGTCCAGCTGCCCGGCTACACCGGCGGACCCCGGAACAAACAGGGCCAGCTGCACGATCTCGAACCCGACCTGCGACATCGCCCGCTCCTCACCGCCGATGTCGCCATCACAACCACCGGCGCCGCGACCGCCCCGGCCTTTCCCGCCGTCCTGTCCTTCGCCGCCTTCTGCACCACGTTCCAGAACTGGGTGCTGTGGTTCAACCACAACCACCGCCACCGCGGCCTGCTCGGCCTCACTCCCCTGCAGCGATGGCGCGCCGACCGGACAGCACTGACCACCGTGTCGGCCGACCTGCTCCGGGATCTGCTACTCGTCTCGAAAGACCGCACGCTGACCACCCGAGGGTTCGCGCTGCACGGCGTCCGCTACGTCGCCGAAGATCTCCAAGGCGAGGTCGGCACGCGCTACGACATCCGCCACGCACCCCATGATCACCGGTTCATCGAGATCTACCGCGACCAGCAATGGCTGGCCACCGGCTTCCCCGCCGATGTCAAAGACGAGCAGCAGCGCCAGCAGTACCACGACCGCTGGAATGAGCGCGGCCGACAACTCACCCGCGAGAAGCGCCAGGCCCGCGCCCGCCTACGTCTACGCGCGGAACCGGTCACCCACGCACACACCACACCGACTACCGGCCCGGCGGCAGACCAGACGCTGCGGATACCGCACACCGCGCCCGAACCACCGGCCCCGGCCGCCACCACCAGCGCGGGCTCGATGAGCCTGCTGGGCATCCGCCCCACCCTCGAACTCGCCGGGCCGCCGCCGGACTATCAGCCGCCCACACCACGCCTACCCCGCCAAACCTGA
- a CDS encoding ATP-binding protein produces the protein MPRHHLDLPGANTLPTPTFQLVDHDVRDIVEHNALAVVHGDAGLGKTFAVQAALERLRHDLRNTTERLSIVEVALPHTCTPLRVALSLARRILRTPTPESRTRYTLHDDILEHLLSTPHLLVIDEAQKLSVYAMDVIRSLYDDSGTKLAILFVGGDGCWQTIRREPMLRSRVFRSRLFRPLPTAEVPDLMRAYHQLYAHADTRLLASIDARHAHGSWRDWAAFTLTALQHAATAGRDTLDEEITNNTYTTLGSR, from the coding sequence ATGCCCCGGCACCATCTCGACCTGCCCGGCGCGAACACCCTTCCCACACCCACGTTCCAACTCGTCGACCACGACGTCCGCGACATCGTCGAACACAACGCGCTCGCCGTCGTGCACGGCGACGCCGGCCTGGGTAAAACCTTCGCCGTCCAAGCCGCGCTCGAACGCCTCCGCCACGACCTCCGCAACACCACCGAACGACTCAGCATCGTCGAAGTCGCCCTGCCCCACACCTGCACCCCACTGCGAGTCGCACTCAGCCTCGCCCGCCGCATCCTGCGCACACCCACGCCCGAAAGCCGCACCCGCTACACACTCCACGACGACATCCTCGAACACCTGCTCTCCACCCCCCACCTCCTCGTCATCGACGAAGCCCAGAAACTCAGCGTCTACGCCATGGACGTCATCCGCTCCCTCTACGACGACTCCGGCACCAAACTCGCGATCCTGTTCGTCGGCGGCGACGGCTGCTGGCAAACCATCCGCCGAGAACCCATGCTCAGGTCCCGCGTCTTCCGCAGCCGCCTCTTCCGCCCGCTACCCACCGCCGAGGTCCCCGACCTCATGCGCGCCTATCACCAGCTCTACGCCCACGCCGACACCCGGCTACTCGCCTCCATCGACGCCCGCCACGCCCACGGCAGCTGGCGCGACTGGGCCGCCTTCACCCTCACCGCCCTCCAACACGCCGCCACCGCGGGCCGCGACACCCTCGACGAGGAAATCACCAACAACACCTACACCACCCTCGGCAGCAGATAA